The following coding sequences are from one Macaca nemestrina isolate mMacNem1 chromosome 1, mMacNem.hap1, whole genome shotgun sequence window:
- the LOC112429026 gene encoding uncharacterized protein: MGSAGRHYPAARASAAAASSQQPARAPVVRADTPPYADGPAPLRLSVARAGTFRATDEARGRRSASLLPLPRICRARSRRRCARSGAHHCCCSPQGWPGPGTARPRHAGARTPSSCSGRSGPAAPGTVCSGRSRPGAARARPRTPLPLPAPLPTYRAAGWGAGLAGVERPVHLPRGSRVLAGRCALWRARREVRPDQRGLASAPPGGRLQLLFESLSHVCGQCSYRDGGGGGNAGLGAIIWEDAVPCPAGAVVSPLKKPAPHCSPAAAAGSQGHLGVGSEGTAAPAPGCGARGAPRRLLVEGWPAVGAQEKPPYEPGSTALRPLSGRDSQWGPRRCRSRSAATRCQSDPSRCRPHSQPGVTQARISQSSSC; encoded by the coding sequence ATGGGCTCTGCAGGCCGCCATTATCCGGCAGCTCGCGCCTCCGCTGCCGCCGCCTCCAGTCAGCAGCCGGCGCGCGCCCCCGTGGTGCGCGCGGACACACCCCCTTACGCCGACGGCCCCGCCCCCCTCCGGCTTTCCGTAGCGCGAGCCGGGACGTTCCGCGCCACCGACGAAGCGCGCGGCCGGCGGTCCGCTAGCCTCCTCCCTCTCCCGAGGATTTGCAGAGCCCGGAGTCGTCGGAGGTGTGCGCGCTCCGGAGCGCACCACTGCTGCTGCTCCCCACAGGGGTGGCCGGGCCCTGGAACCGCGAGGCCACGCCACGCCGGGGCTCGGACACCCTCCAGCTGCAGCGGGCGCTCAGGGCCCGCGGCCCCAGGGACGGTCTGCAGCGGCAGGTCCCGGCCTGGGGCTGCGCGCGCCCGGCCGCGGACTCCCCTCCCCCTACCCGCCCCTCTTCCGACCTACCGAGCTGCGGGCTGGGGTGCGGGGCTCGCTGGGGTAGAACGCCCGGTGCATCTTCCGCGCGGGTCTCGGGTGCTTGCGGGGCGCTGTGCTCTTTGGCGGGCCCGCCGGGAGGTGCGGCCCGACCAAAGAGGCCTGGCGTCCGCCCCGCCGGGAGGGAGGCTGCAGCTTTTGTTCGAGTCACTGAGCCATGTTTGCGGGCAGTGCAGTTACCGagacggcggcggcggcggcaacGCGGGGCTGGGTGCGATCATCTGGGAGGACGCCGTCCCCTGCCCCGCCGGCGCGGTGGTATCTCCCTTAAAGAAGCCGGCGCCTCATTGTTCCCCGGCCGCGGCAGCAGGGAGCCAGGGCCACCTCGGCGTGGGGAGTGAGGGGACGGCGGCGCCTGCACCTGGCTGCGGTGCTCGTGGCGCCCCCCGGAGGCTCCTGGTGGAGGGTTGGCCTGCAGTCGGCGCGCAGGAGAAGCCTCCGTATGAGCCAGGATCCACCGCGCTCCGGCCGCTCTCGGGGCGGGACAGTCAATGGGGGCCCCGCCGCTGCCGCAGTCGCTCGGCTGCCACACGCTGTCAGTCAGATCCCTCACGCTGTCGGCCCCACAGCCAGCCCGGGGTCACTCAGGCCCGCATCTCTCAGTCATCCAGTTGTTAG